The genomic stretch TCGCCGCCGGCGACGGCCGCCACGGCGCGTTCCCCGGCTGAACCGCCGGCGCATGCCCTCTTCCCGCTCGCCCTCCTTTCCACATGCCCTCTTTGCCGCGCGCCCTCCTTTTCGCGTGCCCTTCCGCCCTTTCGACGGGGCCGCGCCCGGGAACCCTCAGCTGCGACCCCCGCCGCCTGGCCGGTGCACCCAGGTGACTTCGGCCCGGAGCGTCGGCAGCGCCCAGGGCTCCACGGCGCCGCGCACCAGATCGGCCAGGAACCGGACCGCCCCACCGGTGTAGTGCCACCAGTGGCGATCGCGCGCGGCCCGGGGCCGCAACCGCTGGCGAGGGCGCCCAACCGGTCGCGGTTCGAGGGATCGAACGACCGCACCGGTACCGGCTCCTGTCCGACCGGGGCGGGAGGACCGGTGCCGATCGGACGACTGTTTAGGCTTCCCGCATGAAAGAGTGGGACCTGCGCAAGCTCCAGATCCTCCGCGCGCTGCACGACACCGGAACGGTCACCGCAGCGGCGGCGGCGCTTCGGATGACGCCGTCCGCTGTCTCCCAGCAACTGGCCGCGCTCGCCAAGCAGGTCGGCGCCCCCGTGCTGGAGGCGCGAGGCCGCGGGGTACGGCTCACCGGCGCGGCCCACGTCCTGCTACGGCACGCGGAGATCGTCTTCGCCCAACTGGAGCGCGCCGGAGCCGAACTCGACGGCTACGCCCGGGGTGACGCCGGGCAGGTCAGGGTCGGCACCATCGCCACCGCGATCACCCGGCTGGTCGTCCCAGCCGCGATTCTGCTCCGCAGCGCCGCGCCCGACCTGGACCTCACGGTCCGGGAAGCCGAAGCGGCGGAGGTCTACGAGGAGTTGGCAGCCGGTGAGATCGACGTCGCGGTGTCCCTCGCGGTCGACGCGCCCACCGCCCGCGACCCGCGCTTCGTGCTCTTCCCGCTGCTCGTCGACCCGTTGGACGTGGCGTTGCCCACCGGCCACCCTCTCGCCGACGTCGCCGGGCTGCGGCTGGCCATGCTCGCGCAGGAGCCGTGGATCTTCGGCAGCGGCGGGCCGTGGCGCGACATCACCCTCACCGCCTGCGCCGACGCCGGCTTCGTCCCCGACCAGGCACACGCCGCCACCGACTGGCCGGCCGTCTTCGCCCTCGTCGCGGCGGGCATGGGAATCGCACTCGTGCCCCGGATGGCGGGCGGCCGGTGGTACGAGGTCGTGGTCCGCCCCCTGGAGGCCGACCGGCCGCGGCGCCGCATCGTCGGCGCCGTGCGTGCCGGAACGCAGGACGCCCCACCGCTGCGCCGTGTGCTCGGCGCCCTGCGGCAGGCCGCGGGGATCGAACCGGACGGCGTCTATCTGTGACGGACTGTCTGCGACGGACCGGAGGCGGTCCAAGCCGCCGGGAGTGCGTGCCGGAGCGAGTGCGACCGCGTACAAACGTGTAGTGGAACTGAAGGAAATGTTCAGAATCTTTCGATGGACATGAACGGTGATGCTTCGTCACAGTGGGTGTGTGCCGGCGGACGCTGTGCACGGCGGGTGAAGCGTACGGAGACGTGAGCCGTGAGCGGTGCGGGCCGAAGGCAGGCGCCGGAGAGAGGAAGGGCAGGGGCGAGATGACCAGCGGGGGCTACGAAGCACACCTCGGAGCGGGAGAGACGCGGAGGCCAAGCGCCACGCCGGACGCAGGTGCTCCTGACGCCGGCGCGTCCACCACGGCTGATCCGGCGACGGTCGAACCAGTGGCCATCGATCCGGTAGCGGTTGATCTGGCCGAGCCGGGGCTCGGAGCATGGCATGGATCGGTGCACGCGCCAGTGGCCGCGCCAGTGGCCGCGGCCGCGACCGCGACGGAGACCGGCTCCGGGGCCGGCCCGGGGGCGGAGGGCCCGACCAGCTCGCGGCGCCGTCCACCGCGCTCACCGACTTCACCGGAGACGCGCTTCCGTACGCGGGCGGACACCCGTACGCGGACTATCGCAGGGCGGAGTCCGTGCCCTTCGCCCACCTCACGGACCTGACCGATCGGGGGCTCGGCGCAGCGGTGGTCGAGGCCGGCGACGAGTTCTTCGCCGAGCGGGAGAACCTCCTGCTGCCCGGCCCGGCTGTCTTCGACCCGGAGCGGTTCGGCCACAAGGGCAAGGTGATGGACGGCTGGGAGACACGGCGCCGGCGCGGACCGTCCTCCGACCGCCCCCATCCGGGCGCCGAGGACAACGACTGGGCTCTTGTGCGGCTCGCCGTGCCCGGTGTGGTGCGCGGGATCGTCGTCGACACCGCCCACTTCCGCGGCAACCACCCCGCTCGGTGTCCGTCGAGGCAGCGGTGCTGCCCGGCCACGCGGGCACCGTCGAACTCGCCGACCCCAGCCTGGAATGGACCGTGCTCGTGCCCCGCACCGCCGTCGGAGGCCACGCTGAGAACGCCTTCGCCGTCCATCTGGAGCGACGCTTCACCCACCTGCGGCTACGTCAGTTCCCGGACGGCGGTGTCGCCCGGCTGAGGGCGTACGGGGAGGCCGTGCCAGATCCCCGGTGGCTGTCCGTGCTCGGCACCTTCGACCTGGTCGCGTTGGAGAACGGCGGTACCGTCGAGGACGCCTCCGACCGCTTCTACTCACCACCCGAGCACACCCTCCTGCCCGGCCGTGCCCGGACGATGGACGAGGGCTGGGAGACCCGCCGCCGTAGGGACCAGGGCCACGACTGGATCCGGTACCGGCTGGTGGAGCAGGGAGTGGTCCGAGCGGTGGAGATCGACACCGCCTACCTCAAGGGCAACTCGGCGGGATGGGCGGAGCTGTGGGCTCGCGACGGTTCCGAGGGGGACTGGCGCCCGCTGCTGGAACGGGTCCGTCTCTATCCCGACACCCCGCACCGGTTCCTCATCGACCCGGCGGAGCAGGCCCCGGCCACCCACGTGAGGATCGACATCTTCCCCGACGGAGGCATATCCCGGCTCCGGCTGCACGGCTCGCTGACGCAGACGGGCGCCGCGCGGCTGGCCGCACGGGCCAGGACGCTCGCCTGACGCCTGACGCCTGACGCCTGACGCCTGACGCCTGACGCCTGACGCCTGACGCCTGACGCCTGACGCCTGTGGTCCACTTCTGCGGCGGCCCGTAGAGGGGGAGGCGACAGCGCCACCGGACGGGCGGTTCGCATCGGCCGGCACGGCATGGCGTGTCAGCAGGTACGGCGGAGGGAGGGCTCTGCCGGGGCCCAGCGGGTTCACCGTGTCCCGAAGAGCTCCAGCAGATCCGCCTTGCCGAACACACGGGCCGTGTCAATGGCCGAGGGAGTGCCGGAGGCCGGGTCGGCTCCGGCGTCCACGAGAGCGGTGATCACCTCTTGCTCGCCCTTGAAAACGGCCCCCGCCAGCGGGGTCTGGCCCCGGTCGTTGGCTCGGTCCACCTCCGCGCCCCGCTGGAGCAGGGCTCGGACGGTCTCCGCGTGGCCGTGGTAAGCGGCGAGCATCAGCAGGGTGTCACCCCGGTCGTTGGTGAGGTTGACCGGCACTCCGGCGTCCACGTAGGCGGCCAACCGGTCCGTGTCCCCCTGCCGGGCCAGGTCGAAGACCTGCGCGGCGAGCTGGAGCACCTCGGGGTCGTGGGCAGGCTCGCTGTCGTCGGCGGGTTGGGGTCCGTGGTCCGTCATGCCCCCACCCTAAGCAGGGCAGCGCCCTTCGAAGAAGGAGATCACGACATGCCGCGCCGGACCGTCGCCGACCCGGACGTCCACCGGGACGCACGCCCGGCCGTCCTCGGCGACGAAGAAGGCCCCGAGGAAGGCGGTCGGACCGTCCGGACAGCCGCTGAAGGTCACCGCAGGAGTGGGGGCCCCGTACTCGCCGCTGAACTCCAGCCCGGCGTGTGCCCGCTGCGCGGCGCCCACGGTCACCGTCACCACGGCGTCCGCCCGCACCAGGGCCTCAACGCGAT from Actinacidiphila yeochonensis CN732 encodes the following:
- a CDS encoding LysR substrate-binding domain-containing protein, which produces MKEWDLRKLQILRALHDTGTVTAAAAALRMTPSAVSQQLAALAKQVGAPVLEARGRGVRLTGAAHVLLRHAEIVFAQLERAGAELDGYARGDAGQVRVGTIATAITRLVVPAAILLRSAAPDLDLTVREAEAAEVYEELAAGEIDVAVSLAVDAPTARDPRFVLFPLLVDPLDVALPTGHPLADVAGLRLAMLAQEPWIFGSGGPWRDITLTACADAGFVPDQAHAATDWPAVFALVAAGMGIALVPRMAGGRWYEVVVRPLEADRPRRRIVGAVRAGTQDAPPLRRVLGALRQAAGIEPDGVYL
- a CDS encoding ankyrin repeat domain-containing protein is translated as MTDHGPQPADDSEPAHDPEVLQLAAQVFDLARQGDTDRLAAYVDAGVPVNLTNDRGDTLLMLAAYHGHAETVRALLQRGAEVDRANDRGQTPLAGAVFKGEQEVITALVDAGADPASGTPSAIDTARVFGKADLLELFGTR